A single Oryza brachyantha chromosome 8, ObraRS2, whole genome shotgun sequence DNA region contains:
- the LOC102700545 gene encoding pre-mRNA cleavage factor Im 25 kDa subunit 1-like → MGLEMTMPAAEEAAPAPARVEVYPLSRYYFGARDVAGGGGAGRETAADRVLRLKANFAAHGLRTTVHGVLLVELFDHPHVLLLQVRNSSFLLPGGRLRPGEQDVPGLKRKLSSKLSVAGNQDVDHGGDGDCDEWQIGECVGMWWRSEFDAAPFPYLLPNARAPKECIKLFLIKLPVSRQFVVPRNMKLLAVPLSQIHDNAQVYGPIIAGIPNLLSKFSFNIITD, encoded by the exons ATGGGGCTGGAGATGACGATGCCcgccgcggaggaggctgcgcctgcgcctgcgcggGTGGAGGTGTACCCGCTCAGCCGCTACTACTTCGGCGCCAgggacgtcgccggcggcgggggcgccggCAGGGAgaccgccgccgaccgcgtcCTCCGCCTCAAGGCCAA CTTCGCGGCGCACGGACTCCGGACCACCGTCCATGGCGTCCTCCTG GTGGAGCTGTTCGATCATCCGcacgtgctgctgctgcaggtcAGGaactcctccttcctcctccccggaGGCCGCTTGAGGCCAGGGGAGCAAG ATGTTCCAGGGCTCAAgcgcaaactttcgagcaaGCTATCAGTAGCTGGAAATCAGGATGTcgaccacggcggcgacggcgactgcgACGAATGGCAG ATCGGTGAGTGTGTTGGGATGTGGTGGAGATCCGAGTTTGATGCTGCTCCGTTTCCATATCTTCTCCCAAACGCCCGTGCGCCCAAG GAATGCATAAAGCTCTTCTTGATTAAGCTGCCGGTGTCGCGCCAGTTTGTTGTGCCCAGGAACATGAAGCTGCTAGCCGTGCCTCTGTCCCAGATTCATGACAATGCTCAG GTATACGGCCCAATCATAGCTGGAATACCAAACTTGCTATCTAAGTTCTCCTTCAACATCATCACTGACTGA
- the LOC102710145 gene encoding uncharacterized protein LOC102710145 — protein MLCSAAQPRRSGWAEGGDARPAALPARSPPPPPPPPPRRLPAAAGRRGEGSGGVRGRGEEGTGYGGAEREGAVVAVRTAEAAGRNAVGVSSGLVTHGAERDARPVEERGNSGGELGKKRVLEQAARSPPPKWRAVFAKRNFPPGCGRDTAVPLGRGRDHGRDGGVRPLGRTTAIPLAGSEDGLLLDAAPATAVLDVVEKVASADGASSMVNVEHGDVVDAVLMKSSHGSDENQMACKIGSLENGAEGAASGKGADSGELLGRKEVLVQAAHLLPMWRMVPARRRFPPGCGRDVVAPLTGGEEGKAVTMVSGDNSVNQCAPNTVGALNVGVLGETVQRQELEEGEVVDEACEVQESQEVAGCVGLDESAGGRQKSVVHLTSDEVTRIMPLQEGCNDAALATENDLSMGQKCERILLDASSKCSFDGPQNEIVQGKIVLQSNGMKGNIPSLSMEDPGSIAQIEQELDEEMTTRECHAAQECQVATGLITHEPATSRHKGTIPANSAPELFIRHSSNVERCGNTSQHERRIYASVAAEDVVVVTNKCKGTSSKAAGEPWAEGPSKELVECKRERENDSMRRSFMNVATAVSGDVTIKGKTMLTARKTVKPPIREMHKPPQDTMHRPFSKGKEESHATDSASFGPRKRLKVKCTAQSKHIPVKIASTSGLVSKENLMHEKALNLENDDILRALSVHDDGNLELYINFPSIVQWHRQYGNQIADDRGKIRMLCRRFQFICRCLVQAVEQGSLKVRRVDLEADKIIRKLPGFTKPGPTVGNVRGVEVGDEFLYRVELAMVGLHRPYQGGIDTTDHNGVLVAISIVASGGYPDELSSSGELIYTGSGGKPAGKKKDEDQKLERGNLALKNCIKTKTPVRVIHGFKGQNREDDSHSKARQISTFTYDGLYLVVDCWKEGLKGSRVFKYRLQRIPGQPKLPLHIAKGLRTSVSRPGLCIADMSRGKEMVPICVINDVDNVYPATFQYISKIKYPSCLTKRRPQHHGCDCTDGCIDSAKCSCAVKNGGKIPFNFNGAIVHDKPLIFECGPSCKCHSSCHNRVSQKGLKIPLEVFRTASTGWGVRSLRSISSGSFVCEYVGIVLTGKEGDKRTNIEYLFDISHNYDDEDHSKGRPSTISGQNSFGACCQTMEDVGFTIDASEYGNIGRFINHSCSPNLYAQNVLWDHDDQRLPHIMFFAVENIPPLQELTYDYNFKIGGVHDQNGRVKVKDCHCGSPQCRGRLY, from the exons ATGTTGTGCAGCGCCGCGCAGCCGCGGAGGAGCGGATGGGCGGAGGGGGGCGACGCCCGTCCGGCCGCGCTCCCCGCTcgctctccgcctcctcctcctcctcctcctcctcgccgtcttCCCGCAGCTGCGGGTAGGCGGGGCGAGGGGAGCGGTGGAGTGCGGGGGCGCGGGGAGGAAGGGACCGGTTATG gtggagcggAACGCGAgggcgcggtggtggcggtgaggacagcggaggcggcggggaggaaTGCGGTGGGCGTCTCCAGTGGTCTGGTCACGCACGGCGCGGAGCGGGATGCTCGCCCTGTGGAGGAAAGAGGAAACAGCGGCGGTGAGCTTGGGAAGAAGAGGGTGTTGGAGCAGGCCGCGCGTTCGCCACCTCCCAAGTGGAGGGCGGTGTTCGCTAAGCGCAATTTTCCCCCAGGTTGCGGAAGGGATACGGCGGTTCCACTCGGCCGCGGGCGCGACCACGGCCGCGATGGTGGTGTTCGTCCGTTGGGTAGGACGACTGCAATTCCTCTCGCTGGCAGTGAAGATGGCTTGCTGTTGGATGCCGCTCCTGCCACTGCTGTTCTGGATGTGGTGGAGAAGGTGGCGTCTGCAGATGGTGCTAGTTCAATGGTGAATGTAGAACATGGTGATGTGGTGGATGCCGTTTTGATGAAATCTTCACACGGTTCGGATGAGAATCAGATGGCCTGCAAAATTGGTTCATTGGAGAATGGTGCAGAAGGGGCAGCGAGTGGAAAAGGAGCAGACAGTGGTGAATTGCTGGGAAGGAAGGAAGTGTTGGTTCAAGCTGCACATTTGCTTCCCATGTGGAGGATGGTGCCTGCGAGGCGCCGCTTCCCTCCTGGGTGTGGGAGGGACGTGGTGGCTCCACTCACTGGTGGAGAAGAAGGTAAGGCGGTGACTATGGTTAGCGGTGATAATTCGGTTAACCAGTGTGCCCCTAACACTGTCGGAGCTCTGAACGTGGGCGTTTTGGGGGAAACAGTACAGAGGCAGGAATTGGAAGAGGGTGAGGTGGTTGATGAGGCATGCGAAGTTCAAGAGTCACAAGAAGTTGCTGGTTGTGTTGGCTTGGATGAGTCTGCAGGAGGAAGACAAAAAAGTGTTGTTCATCTAACTTCTGATGAGGTGACGCGAATTATGCCGTTACAGGAAGGGTGTAATGATGCTGCGCTGGCAACTGAAAATGACTTGTCCATGGGCCAGAAATGTGAAAGGATCTTACTTGATGCTTCTTCTAAATGTTCGTTTGATGGTCCTCAAAATGAAATTGTTCAGGGCAAGATAGTGTTGCAGAGTAATGGCATGAAAGGAAACATTCCTAGTCTTTCAATGGAAGATCCTGGCTC CATTGCTCAAATTGAACAAGAACTGGATGAGGAGATGACTACAAGGGAATGTCATGCTGCTCAGGAGTGTCAAGTTGCTACCGGTCTTATCACACATGAACCTGCAACTAGTAGACACAAAGGAACTATTCCGGCAAATAGTGCTCCTGAACTTTTTATTAGACATTCTTCTAATGTGGAGCGATGTGGAAACACATCACAGCATGAGAGGAGGATCTATGCATCTGTAGCTGCTGAAGATGTTGTGGTGGTGACGAACAAATGTAAAGGCACATCATCCAAAGCTGCTGGTGAACCTTGGGCTGAAGGTCCTTCCAAAGAACTTGTTGAGTGTAAGAGAGAACGCGAAAATGATAGTATGAGAAGATCATTCATGAATGTTGCAACAGCAGTATCTGGTGATGTTACCATAAAAGGTAAGACAATGTTGACAGCTAGAAAAACAGTCAAGCCACCTATCAGAGAAATGCATAAGCCTCCACAGGACACTATGCATAGACCCTTCTCCAAGGGCAAAGAGGAATCTCATGCAACTGATAGTGCTTCCTTTGGTCCTAGGAAGAGGTTGAAGGTAAAATGTACGGCTCAAAGTAAGCATATTCCTGTGAAGATTGCCTCTACTTCAGGATTGGTTAGCAAGGAGAACCTTATGCATGAAAAGGCTTTGAACTTGGAAAATGATGATATTTTGAGGGCGCTATCTGTTCATGATGATGGAAATCTTGAGTTGTATATCAATTTTCCCTCAATCGTTCAATGGCACAGGCAATATGGAAACCAGATTGCTGATGATCGGGGCAAAATCAGGATGCTGTGCAGGAGGTTTCAGTTTATATGCAGATGTCTTGTACAAGCTGTCGAACAGGGTTCATTGAAGGTTCGAAGGGTAGACCTTGAAGCTGATAAAATCATCAGGAAATTGCCAGGCTTTACCAAACCTGGGCCTACTGTGGGAAATGTTCGTGGAGTTGAAGTGGGTGACGAATTTCTATACAGAGTTGAGCTAGCCATGGTTGGTCTCCACCGCCCATACCAGGGAGGAATTGATACCACCGATCATAATGGAGTGCTTGTTGCAATAAGCATCGTTGCTTCTGGAGGTTATCCTGATGAACTGTCAAGCTCAGGTGAACTAATATACACCGGTTCTGGAGGAAAACCTGCTGGTAAGAAGAAAGATGAGGATCAAAAGCTAGAGCGGGGGAACCTTGCCTTGAAAAATTGCATCAAGACAAAGACACCTGTCCGAGTGATTCATGGCTTCAAAGGTCAAAATAGAGAGGACGACAGTCATTCAAAGGCTAGACAAATCTCAACATTTACCTATGATGGGCTGTATCTCGTGGTGGATTGCTGGAAAGAAGGTCTGAAGGGTTCAAGGGTCTTCAAATATAGACTACAAAGGATTCCCGGACAACCAAAACTTCCTCTGCACATAGCTAAAGGGCTGAGGACGTCTGTATCTCGTCCAGGCCTCTGCATAGCTGATATGTCTCGAGGGAAAGAGATGGTTCCCATTTGTGTGATCAATGATGTTGATAATGTCTATCCAGCAACTTTTCAGTACATCTCTAAAATCAAGTACCCGTCCTGTCTTACAAAAAGACGTCCTCAGCATCATGGTTGTGATTGCACAGATGGCTGCATAGATTCTGCTAAGTGCTCTTGTGCAGTGAAGAATGGAGGGAAAATCCCATTTAACTTCAATGGTGCAATTGTCCATGATAAACCCCTCATATTTGAGTGTGGTCCATCCTGCAAGTGTCATTCTTCATGCCACAACAGGGTGAGTCAGAAGGGTTTGAAAATACCACTTGAAGTTTTCAGGACAGCCAGTACAGGTTGGGGTGTAAGATCCCTAAGGTCCATCTCTTCTGGCAGCTTTGTATGTGAGTATGTTGGTATCGTGTTGACTGGCAAGGAAGGTGATAAGAGAACAAACATTGAATACTTGTTTGATATAAGCCATAACTATGACGATGAGGATCACTCGAAAGGGAGGCCATCAACTATTTCTGGTCAAAACTCTTTTGGTGCTTGCTGTCAGACCATGGAAGATGTGGGGTTCACAATAGATGCATCTGAGTATGGAAATATTGGAAGATTCATCAACCATAGTTGTTCGCCTAACCTCTATGCACAAAATGTGCTTTGGGATCATGATGACCAAAGGTTGCCCCATATCATGTTCTTTGCTGTGGAGAATATTCCACCACTTCAAGAGCTCACTTATGATTATAACTTCAAAATAGGTGGAGTCCATGACCAGAATGGCAGAGTAAAAGTTAAAGATTGCCATTGTGGTTCTCCTCAATGCCGCGGGAGGCTCTATTAA
- the LOC102700820 gene encoding uncharacterized protein LOC102700820 codes for MAAAEARAAWQRAANRCLVQEDRKRAPKLAYCPSSSELQHGKNNGNCRNSEDRPVPNFMPLSCNPMNSNLPPDIRWWLQSQPNLAGQKNLAGEHLYFLDREISKKEVEDPASKNTHEEPLFSEMVDTNPVKIEDVFEPLWMVSTAFMKHSSETDLQEMEDMVGYSQVPLKCKENANDYLFDDKEFLDFKNVSRPQKANFDIDAPWKGGERSQPWWQITDENELALLVAEKAMQTIENCDLPRPSHTIRVQGAESRSHENMGTYRGVSRPAGTVSYPDPGQCEHIECSYSTASTDELELTNGGVWQQRETNVRHSDAQDFSRGINAEPQSNRMYQNPAERAQLLEALCHSQTRAREAEMAGKKAQSEKDDIIKLLFRQASHLFACKQWLKMLQLENICLRLIHKEHQIATIIPGVPWMTLKKKTTPDQERESGARNKGRKQKNGGGGFFDAILLAVGFGIAGAGLLLGWTFGWLLAKL; via the exons ATGGCTGCTGCTGAAGCAAGGGCTGCTTGGCAGCGTGCTGCTAACCGTTGCCTCGTTCAGGAGGATAGAAAAAGAGCACCAAAACTAGCCTACTGTCCATCATCATCAGAATTACAGCATGGAAAAAACAATGGGAATTGTAGAAATTCCGAAGATCGTCCTGTGCCCAATTTCATGCCATTGAGTTGCAATCCCATGAACTCCAATCTGCCGCCAGATATTAGATGGTGGCTTCAGTCACAGCCTAATTTAGCGGGGCAGAAGAATCTTGCAGGTGAGCATCTATATTTTCTGGATAGAGAGATCAGCAAGAAGGAAGTAGAGGATCCAGCATCAAAGAATACACATGAGGAACCATTGTTTTCTGAAATGGTCGACACCAATCCTGTGAAAATTGAGGATGTTTTTGAGCCTTTGTGGATGGTTTCCACAGCTTTCATGAAACATTCTTCTGAAACAGACTTACAAGAGATGGAAGACATGGTGGGCTATTCTCAAGTTCCTCTAAAGTGCAAAGAAAATGCCAACGATTATTTGTTTGACGATAAAGAATTCCTTGATTTCAAAAATGTTAGCCGGCCCCAGAAGGCCAATTTTGACATCGATGCACCTTGGAAAGGAGGTGAAAGGAGTCAACCATGGTGGCAGATCACTGATGAGAATGAGCTGGCTTTACTGGTTGCAGAAAAAGCAATGCAGACTATCGAGAATTGTGATCTACCAAGACCTTCTCATACAATACGTGTTCAGGGTGCTGAATCACGCAGTCATGAAAACATGGGTACGTATAGGGGGGTATCACGTCCTGCAGGTACGGTGTCATATCCTGATCCTGGACAATGTGAACACATTGAATGCAGTTACAGCACAGCAAGCACAGATGAGTTGGAGTTAACTAATGGTGGAGTTTGGCAACAGCGGGAAACAAATGTTAGACACAG TGATGCACAGGATTTTTCTAGGGGCATCAATGCTGAACCACAAAGCAACCGGATGTACCAGAATCCTGCGGAGCGAGCTCAACTTTTGGAGGCACTTTGTCATTCGCAAACAAGGGCGAGGGAAGCTGAGATGGCTGGCAAGAAAGCACAGAGTGAAAAAGACGATATCATCAAGCTATTGTTCCGACAGGCCTCACATCTCTTTGCATGCAAGCAATGGTTGAAGATGTTACAGTTAGAGAACATCTGCCTCCGGCTTATTCACAAAGAGCATCAGATAGCAACCATAATACCTGGTGTTCCATGGATGACGCTAAAGAAAAAGACTACACCAGatcaagagagagaaagtggGGCAAGAAATAAAGGCAGGAAGCAGAAGAATGGTGGAGGGGGCTTCTTTGATGCGATCCTACTTGCCGTTGGTTTCGGTATTGCCGGTGCAGGGTTGCTTCTTGGCTGGACTTTTGGGTGGCTTCTGGCTAAGTTGTGA
- the LOC102701096 gene encoding protein HOTHEAD-like yields MALISRVFFKILVFLCFIGSSQGIHHFTALHLPPLMKASSFSIIQHETYDYIIVGGGTAGCPLAATLSQKYKVLLLERGGSPYGNRNISYLENFHISLMDDSPNAPSQGFISTDGVINARARVLGGGTCVNAGFYSRADPSFIQDVGWDAELVNQSYPWIEEKIVYSPNLAPWQAALRDGLLEAGVTPSNGYTYDHLFGTKVGGTIFDETGYRHTAADLLAAGNHINLRVLLHANVNRLFFSKGQGNRKPRAIGVDFKDENGRYQHAFLSRHRGSEIIVSAGAIGSPQLLLLSGIGPRKELEKHNISVVLLNEHVGEGMSDNPLNSIFVPTNDPPKQSLIETVGITDGGVFIEASSGFGQSPDSIQCHHGIMSAEIGQLSTIPPKQRNLSAVKKYVHNKHCLPKEVFNGGFILSKVDGPLSTGNLVLMDTDINSNPMVTFNYFQNPKDLSRCVYGIRTVERILKTNHFNKFTPNGSGYPMEVYLNMSVTANINLIPKHINDSTSLEQFCKDTVVTIWHYHGGCHVGKVVDQQYRVIGVSGVRVIDGSTFFRSPGTNPQATVLMMGRYMGVKILRGRLGRAAGV; encoded by the exons ATGGCTTTGATCAGCAGAGTCTTCTTCAAGATCTTGGTCTTCCTCTGCTTCATCGGATCATCTCAAG GAATACACCATTTCACCGCACTGCATCTCCCTCCCCTAATGAAAGCAAGCAGTTTCTCCATAATACAGCATGAGACATATGACTACATCATTGTTGGAGGGGGCACAGCCGGTTGCCCATTGGCAGCAACGTTATCCCAGAAGTACAAGGTGCTCTTATTGGAAAGAGGAGGGTCTCCTTACGGCAACCGGAACATCTCATATCTTGAGAACTTCCACATTTCCTTGATGGATGACTCGCCAAATGCACCATCCCAGGGATTTATCTCCACTGATGGTGTCATCAATGCCCGGGCAAGGGTTCTAGGTGGTGGAACATGCGTCAATGCCGGTTTCTACAGCCGAGCTGATCCAAG CTTCATTCAAGACGTAGGCTGGGATGCAGAGTTGGTAAACCAGTCGTACCCTTGGATTGAGGAGAAGATTGTTTATTCACCAAACCTTGCACCTTGGCAAGCTGCACTGCGGGATGGGCTTCTTGAAGCAGGAGTCACACCTTCCAACGGATATACCTATGACCATCTCTTTGGAACAAAGGTTGGGGGAACCATCTTTGATGAGACTGGGTACAGGCACACTGCTGCTGACCTCCTTGCTGCTGGAAATCATATCAACCTCAGGGTTCTCCTTCATGCTAATGTGAacagattatttttctctaaagGACAAG GGAACAGGAAGCCAAGGGCCATTGGAGTTGACTTCAAGGATGAGAATGGAAGGTACCAGCATGCGTTCCTCAGCCGACACAGAGGCAGTGAGATTATTGTCTCTGCTGGTGCAATTGGCAGTCCCCAGCTATTGTTGCTAAGTGGAATTGGACCGAGAAAGGAACTTGAAAAGCATAATATTTCAGTAGTCCTTCTCAACGAACATGTGGGTGAAGGAATGTCAGACAATCCACTGAATTCCATCTTTGTACCTACCAATGATCCCCCAAAGCAATCACTTATTGAGACTGTTGGAATAACCGACGGTGGGGTGTTTATAGAAGCCAGCAGTGGTTTCGGCCAGTCACCAGATAGTATCCAGTGCCACCATGGAATTATGTCCGCTGAG ATTGGGCAACTGTCAACGATTCCCCCAAAGCAAAGAAATCTCAGTGCAGTCAAGAAGTATGTACATAATAAACATTGCCTACCCAAAGAAGTATTCAACGGGGGGTTTATACTTTCAAAGGTTGATGGTCCATTGTCTACTGGTAATCTAGTTCTTATGGACACTGACATCAACAGCAACCCCATGGTTACCTTCAACTACTTCCAGAACCCAAAGGATCTCAGCCGGTGTGTCTATGGGATCAGGACTGTAGAAAGAATACTGAAGACAAACCATTTCAATAAATTTACTCCCAATGGTAGTGGCTATCCAATGGAAGTATATCTCAACATGAGTGTAACAGCCAACATAAACTTGATACCCAAGCACATAAATGACAGTACATCCTTGGAGCAGTTTTGTAAGGACACAGTGGTCACCATCTGGCATTACCATGGCGGATGCCATGTGGGCAAGGTAGTTGATCAACAATACCGGGTGATTGGCGTCTCAGGAGTTCGTGTTATCGATGGGTCAACCTTCTTTAGGTCTCCAGGAACCAACCCACAAGCCACAGTCCTGATGATGGGCAG ATACATGGGAGTGAAGATTCTAAGGGGGAGATTAGGCCGAGCTGCTGGAGTATAA